A genomic window from Camelus ferus isolate YT-003-E chromosome X, BCGSAC_Cfer_1.0, whole genome shotgun sequence includes:
- the NCBP2L gene encoding LOW QUALITY PROTEIN: nuclear cap-binding protein subunit 2-like (The sequence of the model RefSeq protein was modified relative to this genomic sequence to represent the inferred CDS: inserted 1 base in 1 codon; deleted 1 base in 1 codon): protein MSNDLRILCSDSSLVLSEYRDQQFSGNNKYEKLLMERSTLYVGNLSFYTTEEQIFEVFSRCSDVKAVFMGLDKIKKNTCVFCFIEYHNRADAQNAMRFLNGTXFNDYIICTNWGLGFREGRQYDCGPSGGQVRDEFREDFDTGRGGFGRQAQACGRRGIC from the exons ATGTCCAACGACCTGAGAATTCTGTGCAGTGATTCATCCCTAGTGCTGAGTGAGTACCGGGACCAGCAGTTTAGTGGCAACAATAAGTATGAAAAATTATTGATGGAAAGGTCCACACTTTATGTGGGGAATCTTTCCTTTTATACAACTGAAGAGCAAATATTCGAGGTCTTTAGCAGATGCAGTGATGTCAAGGCTGTATTTATGGGcctggataaaataaaaaaaaat acatgtgttttttgttttatagaataCCATAACAGAGCTGATGCCCAAAATGCCATGCGATTCCTAAATGGGA CATTTAATGACTATATTATCTGCACAAATTGGGGTCTAGGCTTTAGAGAGGGCAGACAATATGATTGTGGCCCATCTGGGGGCCAGGTCAGAGATGAGTTTCGTGAAGACTTTGATACTGGTAGAGGAGGCTTTGGAAGACAGGCTCAGGCCTGTGGTAGGAGAGGAATCTGCTAG